In Rickettsia endosymbiont of Lasioglossum villosulum, the DNA window GTGGCTTAAAAAAATGCAAAGAACAATTTTGCCAAATTACCTGCAAAAATTACACTGGTTGGGTACTTAAAAAAGACCTCTGGGGGGTGTATGATGATAAAGATAGGTATTAAATGAAGACCGAATTACCCGAACGCTCTTTGCATATTAGAGGTAGGCTTGAGTCTATAAAATCGATGTCATCCCGTGGCTTGCTAACTAGATCCAGCATAAAGCGAGATAAATCGAGCTTTTAATTTAAATAGTATAATGAAACAATATTATGTATATATATTAGCAAGCCAGCGTAATGGTACATTTATATTGGCATAACCTCAAATATTATAAAACGTATTTACGAGCACAAAAATAAAATAGTTAAAGGATTTTCTTCTAAATATAACACAAATAAATTAGTTTATTTTGAACAATATAATGATATTATAGCGGCAATTAGTCGTGAAAAATTACTAAAAGAATATAAAAGACAATGGAAGTTAAATCTAATTGAATCTCAAAATCCAGAGTGGCATGATTTAAATGAAAACCGTATTACCTGAACGCTCTTTGCATATTAGAGGTAGGCTTGATTTTATAGTGCAGCAGATTTTAGAGCTTGCCCAAGACAAAATCGCCATGATTATCCTGTACGGCTCTTTTGCTAGAGGCGATTGGGTACGTGATCTACCTAACGGCTATCATAGTGATACGGATATTTTGATTATCTTAAAGAAAGGTAAGTATAAAGGTCATGCTACTTTAAACCTAAAAGATAGAATATATACAAGATTAAAAAGAAAAGGTGTAATAAAAGATCAAATTATCCCTTATGATTCACGGATATCAATAATTTTAGAATCAATAGAAGAGATAAATAGACAATTAGAAAAAGGACGTTATTTCTATACCGATCTTAAAAAAGAAGGGATACTTTTATACGACAGTGGTGAGTATATTTTAAGCGAGGCTAAAGATTTACCTTGGAGTGAGATGAAAGAAATCGCTCAAGATTATTTTGAAGAGTGGTTTAAGAGTGG includes these proteins:
- a CDS encoding HEPN domain-containing protein, with product MKTVLPERSLHIRGRLDFIVQQILELAQDKIAMIILYGSFARGDWVRDLPNGYHSDTDILIILKKGKYKGHATLNLKDRIYTRLKRKGVIKDQIIPYDSRISIILESIEEINRQLEKGRYFYTDLKKEGILLYDSGEYILSEAKDLPWSEMKEIAQDYFEEWFKSGKYFLKTSKNALEEEIFNISAFLLHQATESLYSAILLVFSNYKPKLHDIEELGGMAKNYDSELLQVFPIATHEQKECFELLKKAYVDARYDKNYKITKEQLLYLIERIEKLKEITERICTARIGG